In the Lactobacillus paragasseri genome, GAGAGGGGAAGCACAATGGCTGCAATTATTGATTTTAAGCATGTAAATAAGTACTATGGTAAATTCCATGCTTTAAAGGATATAAATTTAAGTATTGAAGAGGGTCAAGTTGTTTCAATTATTGGACCATCTGGTTCTGGTAAGAGTACTTTGATTCGAACAATGAATGGACTAGAGCGAATCAATTCTGGTACTTTAATGGTTACTGGCTATGATCTAGCAGATAAGCATACGGATTTAAACAAAATTCGTAAAAATGTGGGAATGGTTTTCCAGCATTTTAACTTGTATGACAACCATACTGTGCTTGAAAATATAACTTTAGCTCCTAAGATTGTTTTACACCGTCCAGAGAAGGAAAACCACGATATTGCAATGGATCTTTTGAAAAAAGTGGGTCTTGAAGAAAAGGCTAATATGTATCCAAGACAGTTATCTGGTGGGCAAAAGCAACGTGTTGCAATTGCTCGTTCATTAGCAATGAGACCAAAAGCTATTTTATTTGATGAACCAACTAGTGCGCTTGACCCAGAAATGATTCAAGATGTTTTAGATGTTATGAAGTATGTAGCAGATCAAGGAATTACAATGGTTGTTGTAACTCATGAAATGGGCTTTGCTCGTGAAGTTGGAGATAGACTTATTTTCTTTGATCAAGGAAGAATTTTAGAAGATGCTAAGCCAGAAGAGTTCTTTGAACATCCTAAGACTGAACGTGCACGTCAATTTTTAAGTAAGGTTATTACTGAAAAGCTAGGTGGCTAAAATGAAAAAATCAATTAAGATTTTTATTTTACCTTTGGTATTAGGTTTACTGATTACTTTAACTGGATGTGCCAAGAAGCAAAAATCAAGTAATGTTTATGAACAGGTTAAAGCAAGTAAAACCATTACTTGGGGCGTTAAGGCTGATACGCGATTATTTGGTTTAATGAGTATTAAAACTGGAAAAATCGAAGGTTTTGAAGTAGATTTAGCAAAGGCTTTAACTAAACAAATGTTAGGTAAAAATGCAAAAGCTGAATTTGTGCAAACTACGCCTAAGACGAGAATTCCGTTACTTAAAAATGGTAATATTGATGCAATTTTAGCAACAATGACAATTACACCCGATCGTAAAAAACAAGTAACTTTTAGTGAACCATATTTTACTGCAGGTCAATCTTTACTAGTTAAGGATAATTCAACTATTAAAAATGTTAAGGATCTTAATGGTAAAACGGCTCTAGCTGTTAAGGGAACAACAGCAGTT is a window encoding:
- a CDS encoding amino acid ABC transporter ATP-binding protein; the encoded protein is MAAIIDFKHVNKYYGKFHALKDINLSIEEGQVVSIIGPSGSGKSTLIRTMNGLERINSGTLMVTGYDLADKHTDLNKIRKNVGMVFQHFNLYDNHTVLENITLAPKIVLHRPEKENHDIAMDLLKKVGLEEKANMYPRQLSGGQKQRVAIARSLAMRPKAILFDEPTSALDPEMIQDVLDVMKYVADQGITMVVVTHEMGFAREVGDRLIFFDQGRILEDAKPEEFFEHPKTERARQFLSKVITEKLGG
- a CDS encoding transporter substrate-binding domain-containing protein, encoding MKKSIKIFILPLVLGLLITLTGCAKKQKSSNVYEQVKASKTITWGVKADTRLFGLMSIKTGKIEGFEVDLAKALTKQMLGKNAKAEFVQTTPKTRIPLLKNGNIDAILATMTITPDRKKQVTFSEPYFTAGQSLLVKDNSTIKNVKDLNGKTALAVKGTTAVDNVKKFAPKAKVLEYDDYGQAFTALKAGQGQAMTTDNGLLAGIASENKGYKLVGGTYTSEPYGIAVEKGQTGFADRINKALNELKKNGTYHHLLVKWFNGIPGFNIKEVENS